From the Bacillota bacterium genome, one window contains:
- the dapA gene encoding 4-hydroxy-tetrahydrodipicolinate synthase, which yields MSEPVFGRVVTAMVTPFTRHWELDAPRAAELARRLVDMGSDGLVVTGTTGESPVLATDEKLKLWETVLEAVGDRVPVVAGTGTNCTRDSMRLTRLAEKAGVKGVMLVTPYYNKPPAEGLYRHFRAVAESTSLPIILYNVPGRTGVNMGPATVARLAQIPNIVALKEASGNLDQVTEILRLVPPGFAVYSGDDSLTLPILAVGGVGVVSVASHLVAGEIGRMISAWREGRVEEAAEVHRRLYPLCRAMFLTTNPVPVKAAMRLVGFNVGPVRPPLCELSPQEEASLSGVLRELGLLA from the coding sequence ATGAGCGAGCCGGTTTTCGGGCGGGTGGTCACCGCCATGGTGACACCTTTCACCCGCCACTGGGAGCTGGATGCTCCCCGGGCGGCGGAGCTGGCGCGCCGCCTGGTGGACATGGGGTCTGACGGCCTGGTGGTGACGGGTACCACCGGGGAATCACCGGTGCTGGCCACGGACGAGAAGCTGAAGCTCTGGGAGACGGTACTGGAGGCGGTGGGGGACCGGGTGCCGGTGGTGGCGGGGACCGGGACCAACTGCACGCGGGATTCCATGCGCCTCACCCGCCTGGCGGAGAAGGCCGGGGTAAAGGGAGTCATGCTGGTCACCCCGTACTACAACAAGCCCCCGGCCGAGGGGCTGTACCGCCACTTCCGGGCGGTGGCGGAATCCACCTCCCTGCCCATCATCCTGTACAACGTGCCCGGGCGGACCGGCGTGAACATGGGTCCGGCCACCGTGGCCCGGCTGGCCCAGATCCCCAACATCGTGGCCCTCAAGGAGGCCTCGGGCAACCTGGATCAGGTCACGGAGATCCTGCGCCTGGTGCCACCCGGTTTTGCCGTGTATAGCGGGGACGACTCCCTCACCCTGCCCATCCTGGCTGTGGGGGGAGTGGGGGTGGTGAGCGTGGCTTCCCACCTGGTGGCAGGCGAGATCGGCCGTATGATCAGCGCCTGGCGGGAAGGAAGGGTGGAGGAGGCGGCGGAGGTTCACCGACGGCTCTACCCGCTCTGCCGGGCCATGTTCCTGACCACCAATCCCGTGCCCGTGAAGGCAGCCATGAGGCTGGTGGGGTTTAATGTGGGA
- the dapG gene encoding aspartate kinase, which produces MRILVQKFGGTSVATPAGRERVCEHVRRAVEAGFSPCVVVSAMGRYPEPYATDSLIHLAMAAGGRVSPRELDLIMSCGETIATVVVSSCLVARGIDACALTGGQAGIITDGGFGQAEVVRVEPVRILRCLGERRVPVVAGFQGVTESGEITTLGRGGSDTTAAVLGAALQAEAVEIYTDVDGVKTADPRLVPAARTLGVVTYDEVAQMAHEGARVVHPRAVEIAMRAGVPMRIRDTFSDSPGTLVTFTFARQGWSQVRDGRVVTAVTHIPGVARIRILNPPSGPGGSVQVFRSLAREGISVDMIQVGPGHCAFIVGEEVAERAARTLREQGMEVEIREGCAKVSVVGSRMRGLPGVMANVAEALHRAGVEILQTADSHVTISCLVRQEDLEKAVRALHHQFGLDA; this is translated from the coding sequence GTGCGCATCCTGGTTCAGAAGTTCGGAGGGACATCGGTGGCCACACCGGCCGGGCGAGAACGGGTGTGCGAGCACGTGAGGCGGGCCGTGGAGGCGGGGTTCAGCCCCTGTGTGGTGGTTTCGGCCATGGGGCGTTACCCGGAACCCTATGCCACGGATTCCCTCATCCACCTGGCCATGGCTGCCGGCGGGCGCGTTTCCCCTCGCGAGCTGGACCTCATCATGTCCTGCGGGGAGACCATTGCCACCGTGGTAGTGAGTAGCTGCCTGGTGGCCCGTGGCATCGACGCCTGTGCCCTGACCGGGGGGCAGGCCGGCATCATCACCGACGGGGGGTTCGGGCAGGCGGAGGTAGTGCGGGTGGAGCCGGTGCGCATCCTGCGCTGCCTGGGCGAGCGGCGGGTTCCCGTGGTAGCCGGATTCCAGGGGGTAACGGAGTCAGGAGAAATCACCACCCTGGGACGGGGAGGCTCCGACACCACCGCTGCCGTGCTGGGGGCGGCCCTGCAGGCGGAGGCGGTGGAGATATACACTGACGTGGATGGCGTCAAGACCGCCGACCCGCGGCTGGTACCGGCGGCGCGCACGCTGGGGGTGGTCACCTACGACGAGGTGGCCCAGATGGCCCACGAAGGTGCCCGGGTGGTGCATCCCCGGGCGGTGGAGATTGCCATGCGGGCCGGGGTGCCCATGCGCATTCGGGACACCTTTTCCGATTCTCCGGGCACCCTGGTCACCTTCACCTTTGCCCGGCAGGGCTGGTCTCAGGTGAGGGACGGCCGGGTGGTCACCGCCGTCACCCATATCCCGGGGGTGGCGCGCATCCGCATTCTTAACCCGCCCTCGGGGCCCGGGGGATCCGTGCAGGTGTTCCGGTCTCTGGCCCGCGAGGGTATCAGCGTGGACATGATCCAGGTGGGCCCGGGCCACTGTGCTTTCATCGTGGGAGAAGAAGTGGCGGAGCGGGCAGCGCGCACCTTGAGAGAACAGGGGATGGAGGTCGAGATAAGGGAGGGGTGTGCCAAGGTTTCGGTGGTGGGGTCGCGCATGCGCGGCTTGCCGGGGGTGATGGCCAACGTGGCGGAAGCGCTGCACCGGGCAGGGGTGGAGATCCTGCAGACGGCGGATTCCCACGTGACCATATCGTGCCTGGTGCGGCAGGAGGACCTGGAGAAGGCCGTGCGCGCCCTGCACCACCAGTTCGGGCTGGATGCCTAG